One Hemitrygon akajei chromosome 21, sHemAka1.3, whole genome shotgun sequence genomic region harbors:
- the znf503 gene encoding zinc finger protein 503 isoform X1, whose translation MKGSRGILCLKSCPIARESEYLLAGITATEIGNNSSRGNSSSKPFYHSVPPSDPLRQANRLPIKVLKMLTARTGHILHPEYLQPLPSTPVSPIELDAKKSPLALLAQTCSQIGKPDPPPSSKLTSVTSNGTCEKDSGKSAPLKLSDIGVEDKSSFKPYSKHTEKKDSSSSGSSNVSAEKSGFRVPSATCQPFTPRTGSPNSSTSSPMPSDSKGAESQEKKDIDTVKNSSSENSTTTSVSHNRISVSCAGINVEVNQHQETSVSKPIISETSALGSGLVAPVSPYKPGQTVFPLPPASMAYPGTLGAYAGYPHQFVPHGVSLDHAKSSLVGAAQLASSLGCGLSSKPTGSSPLAGASPPSMMTASLCRDPYCLSYHCAAHLAGAASNSCTHDPTALKSGYPLVYPSHPLHAVHTSMSSNAGTPTLTGHHLYPYGFMLPNDPQPHICNWVSANGPCDKRFCTSEELLNHLRTHTAFSGTDKLMAGYPSSSLGSAAAAAAAAAVACHMHLPPTGAPGSPGGLTLRSPHALGLSSRYHPYTKSPLPTHGAPGPVTTLPVPATGHYYSPYALYGQRLTTASALGYQ comes from the exons ATGAAAGGAAGCCGCGGCATTTTGTGTCTGAAAAGCTGCCCAATCGCCCGAGAGTCTGAATACTTATTAGCCGG AATTACAGCGACTGAAATCGGCAATAACAGCAGCAGGGGAAACAGTAGTAGCAAGCCGTTCTACCACTCCGTACCTCCCTCTGACCCTTTAAGACAAGCTAATCGTCTTCCTATCAAGGTTTTGAAAATGCTTACGGCTCGCACCGGACACATTTTGCATCCCGAGTACTTACAACCTTTACCATCTACGCCCGTAAGTCCCATTGAG CTTGATGCGAAAAAGAGTCCTCTGGCACTTTTGGCTCAGACATGCTCTCAGATTGGAAAGCCGGATCCCCCGCCATCCTCGAAGCTCACGTCTGTGACTTCCAATGGTACGTGCGAGAAAGACTCCGGAAAATCTGCTCCGTTGAAACTTAGTGACATTGGCGTGGAAGACAAGTCGAGTTTTAAGCCGTACTCGAAGCACACGGAGAAGAAGGATTCCAGTTCCTCGGGCAGTTCCAATGTTTCAGCGGAGAAGTCTGGTTTCCGTGTGCCGAGCGCCACCTGCCAACCATTCACACCAAGGACAGGCAGCCCGAATTCCAGCACTTCCTCGCCCATGCCCTCCGACAGCAAAGGCGCCGAGAGCCAGGAAAAGAAAGACATAGACACCGTAAAAAACAGCTCCTCAGAAAACTCCACGACCACCAGCGTCAGCCACAACCGGATTAGTGTCAGCTGCGCTGGGATAAACGTGGAAGTGAATCAGCACCAGGAAACTTCGGTTTCGAAACCCATTATTTCGGAGACTTCAGCTCTGGGCTCCGGACTTGTTGCCCCTGTCTCGCCCTATAAACCCGGGCAGACTGTCTTTCCATTGCCCCCGGCCAGTATGGCTTACCCTGGGACACTCGGGGCCTACGCTGGCTACCCGCACCAGTTTGTACCGCATGGCGTCAGCTTGGATCATGCCAAATCCAGCCTTGTCGGGGCGGCTCAGCTCGCTAGCTCTTTGGGTTGTGGCCTCTCCAGCAAACCCACCGGTTCCAGCCCATTAGCCGGTGCCTCTCCCCCATCAATGATGACGGCTAGTCTCTGCAGAGATCCCTACTGTCTAAGTTATCATTGCGCTGCCCACCTTGCCGGGGCAGCCAGCAACTCTTGCACCCATGACCCCACCGCTCTGAAGTCTGGATACCCTCTGGTTTATCCCTCTCACCCTCTACATGCCGTTCACACGTCCATGTCCAGCAATGCTGGAACGCCAACCCTGACGGGACATCATTTGTACCCTTATGGTTTCATGCTACCTAACGACCCCCAGCCTCACATCTGCAATTGGGTCTCGGCCAATGGACCATGCGACAAGCGATTTTGCACCTCAGAGGAACTGCTCAACCACTTGCGGACGCACACTGCTTTCTCCGGGACTGATAAACTCATGGCCGGCTACCCCAGCTCGTCTCTGGGCAGCGCAGCGGCGGCGGCAGCTGCAGCAGCCGTGGCTTGTCACATGCACCTCCCACCGACAGGGGCGCCCGGGAGCCCTGGCGGTCTCACACTGAGGAGCCCTCATGCTTTAGGACTCAGCAGCAGATACCACCCGTATACCAAGAGCCCTCTGCCGACCCACGGAGCCCCAGGGCCGGTTACCACTCTACCCGTACCGGCAACAGGACACTATTACTCTCCATACGCACTCTACGGCCAGAGATTAACCACAGCTTCAGCACTGGGCTATCAATGA
- the znf503 gene encoding zinc finger protein 503 isoform X2, whose amino-acid sequence MCTICAFQSKIDLKIVCVRLLIIRITATEIGNNSSRGNSSSKPFYHSVPPSDPLRQANRLPIKVLKMLTARTGHILHPEYLQPLPSTPVSPIELDAKKSPLALLAQTCSQIGKPDPPPSSKLTSVTSNGTCEKDSGKSAPLKLSDIGVEDKSSFKPYSKHTEKKDSSSSGSSNVSAEKSGFRVPSATCQPFTPRTGSPNSSTSSPMPSDSKGAESQEKKDIDTVKNSSSENSTTTSVSHNRISVSCAGINVEVNQHQETSVSKPIISETSALGSGLVAPVSPYKPGQTVFPLPPASMAYPGTLGAYAGYPHQFVPHGVSLDHAKSSLVGAAQLASSLGCGLSSKPTGSSPLAGASPPSMMTASLCRDPYCLSYHCAAHLAGAASNSCTHDPTALKSGYPLVYPSHPLHAVHTSMSSNAGTPTLTGHHLYPYGFMLPNDPQPHICNWVSANGPCDKRFCTSEELLNHLRTHTAFSGTDKLMAGYPSSSLGSAAAAAAAAAVACHMHLPPTGAPGSPGGLTLRSPHALGLSSRYHPYTKSPLPTHGAPGPVTTLPVPATGHYYSPYALYGQRLTTASALGYQ is encoded by the exons ATGTGCACGATATGTGCATTTCAGAGTAAAATCGACCTTAAAATTGTTTGTGTTCGACTATTAATAATCAG AATTACAGCGACTGAAATCGGCAATAACAGCAGCAGGGGAAACAGTAGTAGCAAGCCGTTCTACCACTCCGTACCTCCCTCTGACCCTTTAAGACAAGCTAATCGTCTTCCTATCAAGGTTTTGAAAATGCTTACGGCTCGCACCGGACACATTTTGCATCCCGAGTACTTACAACCTTTACCATCTACGCCCGTAAGTCCCATTGAG CTTGATGCGAAAAAGAGTCCTCTGGCACTTTTGGCTCAGACATGCTCTCAGATTGGAAAGCCGGATCCCCCGCCATCCTCGAAGCTCACGTCTGTGACTTCCAATGGTACGTGCGAGAAAGACTCCGGAAAATCTGCTCCGTTGAAACTTAGTGACATTGGCGTGGAAGACAAGTCGAGTTTTAAGCCGTACTCGAAGCACACGGAGAAGAAGGATTCCAGTTCCTCGGGCAGTTCCAATGTTTCAGCGGAGAAGTCTGGTTTCCGTGTGCCGAGCGCCACCTGCCAACCATTCACACCAAGGACAGGCAGCCCGAATTCCAGCACTTCCTCGCCCATGCCCTCCGACAGCAAAGGCGCCGAGAGCCAGGAAAAGAAAGACATAGACACCGTAAAAAACAGCTCCTCAGAAAACTCCACGACCACCAGCGTCAGCCACAACCGGATTAGTGTCAGCTGCGCTGGGATAAACGTGGAAGTGAATCAGCACCAGGAAACTTCGGTTTCGAAACCCATTATTTCGGAGACTTCAGCTCTGGGCTCCGGACTTGTTGCCCCTGTCTCGCCCTATAAACCCGGGCAGACTGTCTTTCCATTGCCCCCGGCCAGTATGGCTTACCCTGGGACACTCGGGGCCTACGCTGGCTACCCGCACCAGTTTGTACCGCATGGCGTCAGCTTGGATCATGCCAAATCCAGCCTTGTCGGGGCGGCTCAGCTCGCTAGCTCTTTGGGTTGTGGCCTCTCCAGCAAACCCACCGGTTCCAGCCCATTAGCCGGTGCCTCTCCCCCATCAATGATGACGGCTAGTCTCTGCAGAGATCCCTACTGTCTAAGTTATCATTGCGCTGCCCACCTTGCCGGGGCAGCCAGCAACTCTTGCACCCATGACCCCACCGCTCTGAAGTCTGGATACCCTCTGGTTTATCCCTCTCACCCTCTACATGCCGTTCACACGTCCATGTCCAGCAATGCTGGAACGCCAACCCTGACGGGACATCATTTGTACCCTTATGGTTTCATGCTACCTAACGACCCCCAGCCTCACATCTGCAATTGGGTCTCGGCCAATGGACCATGCGACAAGCGATTTTGCACCTCAGAGGAACTGCTCAACCACTTGCGGACGCACACTGCTTTCTCCGGGACTGATAAACTCATGGCCGGCTACCCCAGCTCGTCTCTGGGCAGCGCAGCGGCGGCGGCAGCTGCAGCAGCCGTGGCTTGTCACATGCACCTCCCACCGACAGGGGCGCCCGGGAGCCCTGGCGGTCTCACACTGAGGAGCCCTCATGCTTTAGGACTCAGCAGCAGATACCACCCGTATACCAAGAGCCCTCTGCCGACCCACGGAGCCCCAGGGCCGGTTACCACTCTACCCGTACCGGCAACAGGACACTATTACTCTCCATACGCACTCTACGGCCAGAGATTAACCACAGCTTCAGCACTGGGCTATCAATGA
- the znf503 gene encoding zinc finger protein 503 isoform X3, translating into MLTARTGHILHPEYLQPLPSTPVSPIELDAKKSPLALLAQTCSQIGKPDPPPSSKLTSVTSNGTCEKDSGKSAPLKLSDIGVEDKSSFKPYSKHTEKKDSSSSGSSNVSAEKSGFRVPSATCQPFTPRTGSPNSSTSSPMPSDSKGAESQEKKDIDTVKNSSSENSTTTSVSHNRISVSCAGINVEVNQHQETSVSKPIISETSALGSGLVAPVSPYKPGQTVFPLPPASMAYPGTLGAYAGYPHQFVPHGVSLDHAKSSLVGAAQLASSLGCGLSSKPTGSSPLAGASPPSMMTASLCRDPYCLSYHCAAHLAGAASNSCTHDPTALKSGYPLVYPSHPLHAVHTSMSSNAGTPTLTGHHLYPYGFMLPNDPQPHICNWVSANGPCDKRFCTSEELLNHLRTHTAFSGTDKLMAGYPSSSLGSAAAAAAAAAVACHMHLPPTGAPGSPGGLTLRSPHALGLSSRYHPYTKSPLPTHGAPGPVTTLPVPATGHYYSPYALYGQRLTTASALGYQ; encoded by the exons ATGCTTACGGCTCGCACCGGACACATTTTGCATCCCGAGTACTTACAACCTTTACCATCTACGCCCGTAAGTCCCATTGAG CTTGATGCGAAAAAGAGTCCTCTGGCACTTTTGGCTCAGACATGCTCTCAGATTGGAAAGCCGGATCCCCCGCCATCCTCGAAGCTCACGTCTGTGACTTCCAATGGTACGTGCGAGAAAGACTCCGGAAAATCTGCTCCGTTGAAACTTAGTGACATTGGCGTGGAAGACAAGTCGAGTTTTAAGCCGTACTCGAAGCACACGGAGAAGAAGGATTCCAGTTCCTCGGGCAGTTCCAATGTTTCAGCGGAGAAGTCTGGTTTCCGTGTGCCGAGCGCCACCTGCCAACCATTCACACCAAGGACAGGCAGCCCGAATTCCAGCACTTCCTCGCCCATGCCCTCCGACAGCAAAGGCGCCGAGAGCCAGGAAAAGAAAGACATAGACACCGTAAAAAACAGCTCCTCAGAAAACTCCACGACCACCAGCGTCAGCCACAACCGGATTAGTGTCAGCTGCGCTGGGATAAACGTGGAAGTGAATCAGCACCAGGAAACTTCGGTTTCGAAACCCATTATTTCGGAGACTTCAGCTCTGGGCTCCGGACTTGTTGCCCCTGTCTCGCCCTATAAACCCGGGCAGACTGTCTTTCCATTGCCCCCGGCCAGTATGGCTTACCCTGGGACACTCGGGGCCTACGCTGGCTACCCGCACCAGTTTGTACCGCATGGCGTCAGCTTGGATCATGCCAAATCCAGCCTTGTCGGGGCGGCTCAGCTCGCTAGCTCTTTGGGTTGTGGCCTCTCCAGCAAACCCACCGGTTCCAGCCCATTAGCCGGTGCCTCTCCCCCATCAATGATGACGGCTAGTCTCTGCAGAGATCCCTACTGTCTAAGTTATCATTGCGCTGCCCACCTTGCCGGGGCAGCCAGCAACTCTTGCACCCATGACCCCACCGCTCTGAAGTCTGGATACCCTCTGGTTTATCCCTCTCACCCTCTACATGCCGTTCACACGTCCATGTCCAGCAATGCTGGAACGCCAACCCTGACGGGACATCATTTGTACCCTTATGGTTTCATGCTACCTAACGACCCCCAGCCTCACATCTGCAATTGGGTCTCGGCCAATGGACCATGCGACAAGCGATTTTGCACCTCAGAGGAACTGCTCAACCACTTGCGGACGCACACTGCTTTCTCCGGGACTGATAAACTCATGGCCGGCTACCCCAGCTCGTCTCTGGGCAGCGCAGCGGCGGCGGCAGCTGCAGCAGCCGTGGCTTGTCACATGCACCTCCCACCGACAGGGGCGCCCGGGAGCCCTGGCGGTCTCACACTGAGGAGCCCTCATGCTTTAGGACTCAGCAGCAGATACCACCCGTATACCAAGAGCCCTCTGCCGACCCACGGAGCCCCAGGGCCGGTTACCACTCTACCCGTACCGGCAACAGGACACTATTACTCTCCATACGCACTCTACGGCCAGAGATTAACCACAGCTTCAGCACTGGGCTATCAATGA